A single window of Halobacillus naozhouensis DNA harbors:
- a CDS encoding RNA polymerase sigma factor encodes MNEPYASYQGLVYLVLYKLNVRKPHEDYLQEAFFIYDECKKSFDPSRANFSTYFTNRLIFYFKSLFRKQKFQSSRLSSLCRYDGSYSPDPIMDWLFFHDIFHYCCLNEFEKNVLRLSLQGCTVGQIAAAEAVSPATVKRARKAIREKTRHRLRP; translated from the coding sequence TTGAATGAACCCTACGCATCCTATCAAGGCCTCGTCTACTTAGTCCTGTACAAGTTAAACGTTCGGAAACCTCATGAGGATTATCTCCAGGAAGCTTTTTTCATTTATGATGAATGCAAGAAAAGCTTCGACCCTTCCCGGGCAAATTTTTCTACGTATTTTACCAACCGGCTCATCTTTTACTTTAAATCCCTGTTTCGTAAGCAAAAGTTTCAATCGTCGCGGCTGTCTTCGCTCTGCCGATATGACGGTTCTTATTCACCAGATCCGATTATGGATTGGCTTTTCTTCCACGATATTTTCCATTATTGCTGTTTAAATGAGTTTGAAAAGAATGTTCTTCGCTTATCTCTTCAAGGCTGTACGGTTGGGCAGATCGCTGCTGCTGAAGCGGTCAGTCCAGCTACGGTGAAGCGTGCGAGAAAAGCGATTAGGGAAAAGACAAGGCACCGTCTCCGCCCTTAA
- a CDS encoding CBO0543 family protein encodes MHILIVLWAMLAAWRWADWSRFREFHATMLYMPAMDLLYFYFTHDYLLWTVQSHFGIPHTGVALLYTFIVFPCTVILFLSNYPNKLGRQIIHVGKWVILYIGTEWIGHLAGAIHYNNGWALGWSFLFVIVMFPMLFLHYKRPFLAYLASVIIIIFLINWFDVPWASLHEETLLWKS; translated from the coding sequence ATGCACATTCTAATAGTACTTTGGGCCATGTTAGCAGCCTGGCGCTGGGCTGATTGGAGCCGGTTCCGTGAATTTCACGCGACGATGCTCTACATGCCGGCAATGGATTTATTATACTTTTACTTTACACATGATTACCTATTATGGACGGTTCAATCACATTTCGGAATCCCCCATACTGGAGTAGCATTGTTATACACGTTTATTGTCTTTCCCTGCACAGTTATCCTTTTCCTATCCAACTATCCGAATAAACTGGGCAGACAAATTATTCATGTTGGAAAATGGGTCATACTATACATTGGTACCGAATGGATTGGTCATTTAGCTGGAGCTATTCATTATAATAATGGCTGGGCATTGGGATGGTCATTCTTATTTGTGATCGTCATGTTCCCTATGCTGTTCCTCCATTATAAGCGGCCGTTTCTTGCCTATTTAGCTTCAGTGATCATTATTATTTTCTTAATTAATTGGTTTGATGTACCTTGGGCTTCCCTGCATGAGGAGACATTACTATGGAAATCATAA
- the dcuS gene encoding DcuS/MalK family sensor histidine kinase produces MPKPRFKLSTIILLLVCLVVLVSLLITDLLITDSTSKNIHDQLEEKAAIVSRTVAESQVVKKGLQGEVDQDKIQEYAMTIQEETNVLFVVVMDMNGIRKSHPEPDRIGRHFVGGDEGRVLQGEEYISSSTGTLGKSLRAFTPIYDQNQNQIGAVAVGISLQAVQDSIQQSHKRVIIGSIAGVLVGIIGAIFLARYIKNSLFGLEPHAIARIHEERNRMLHSVREGIIAIDKEATIVLVNKSARQIFQKAGLMDQEPVGMKINDFLPGTMLQHVLDEEITELDEEQTINGVSIITNRVPLVVQDQVVGAIATFRDKTEVNQLAEQLTGVQMYADTLRAQSHEFMNQLHVLLGLIKMEDYEEVNHFISKLVHHQAHEVGNVTRHIKDPALAGFMIGKMSAARESHVHLSIECETEIPQPKDPENTHELITILGNLIDNAIDSVWESIQKQIDVRLSYIDELLTITVMDTGSGIPEDKQEDIFHKGVSSKEGNHRGFGLYLTKQSVEKMEGSIDIESNSEHGTTFTLIIPFEAGGERT; encoded by the coding sequence GTGCCCAAGCCACGGTTTAAGTTAAGTACCATCATCTTGCTTTTAGTCTGCCTCGTGGTATTAGTGTCTTTGCTCATTACGGACCTCCTCATCACAGACTCCACAAGTAAAAACATCCACGATCAATTAGAGGAGAAGGCGGCTATTGTCTCTCGGACGGTTGCAGAGTCCCAAGTTGTTAAAAAAGGATTACAGGGGGAAGTGGATCAAGATAAGATCCAGGAATATGCTATGACGATTCAAGAGGAAACCAATGTCTTGTTCGTTGTAGTAATGGATATGAACGGGATCCGCAAGTCACACCCTGAACCTGATCGAATTGGGAGGCATTTCGTAGGTGGAGATGAGGGGCGCGTGCTTCAGGGGGAGGAATATATTTCTTCATCAACAGGTACGTTAGGAAAATCCTTAAGAGCTTTCACCCCGATCTATGACCAAAACCAGAATCAAATTGGCGCTGTAGCAGTGGGTATTTCTTTGCAAGCTGTCCAGGATTCGATTCAGCAAAGTCATAAACGGGTCATCATCGGCTCGATTGCCGGTGTGTTAGTAGGCATCATTGGTGCTATTTTTTTAGCTAGGTATATTAAGAATAGTCTTTTTGGCCTTGAGCCCCATGCTATTGCACGTATTCACGAGGAACGGAATCGGATGCTGCATTCTGTGCGTGAAGGCATTATCGCGATTGACAAAGAAGCCACAATTGTACTTGTGAACAAGTCTGCGCGGCAAATTTTCCAAAAGGCGGGGTTAATGGATCAGGAGCCGGTAGGAATGAAAATCAATGACTTTTTACCAGGTACCATGCTGCAGCATGTCTTAGATGAAGAAATAACGGAATTAGACGAAGAGCAAACGATTAATGGAGTTTCGATTATTACGAACCGTGTTCCCTTAGTTGTGCAAGACCAGGTTGTTGGGGCGATCGCTACGTTTCGTGATAAAACAGAGGTGAATCAGTTAGCGGAACAGCTGACAGGTGTACAAATGTATGCGGATACGTTAAGGGCCCAGTCTCATGAGTTTATGAACCAGCTTCATGTACTACTCGGCTTGATTAAAATGGAGGACTACGAGGAAGTGAACCATTTCATCAGTAAACTGGTTCATCATCAAGCACATGAAGTGGGAAACGTTACCCGGCATATTAAGGACCCGGCACTTGCCGGTTTCATGATTGGTAAAATGAGTGCCGCTAGAGAATCGCATGTGCATCTGAGTATCGAATGTGAAACAGAAATTCCCCAGCCTAAGGATCCTGAGAACACCCATGAGCTGATTACGATCCTTGGGAATCTTATTGATAATGCCATTGATAGTGTGTGGGAGAGCATACAGAAACAAATTGATGTCCGTCTGTCTTATATAGATGAGCTATTGACCATTACAGTGATGGATACTGGTTCAGGAATTCCGGAGGACAAACAGGAGGATATTTTTCACAAGGGAGTATCATCAAAAGAAGGGAATCATCGTGGATTTGGTCTTTACCTTACCAAACAGAGTGTGGAGAAAATGGAGGGTTCGATCGACATAGAATCCAATTCGGAACATGGTACAACCTTTACGTTGATTATTCCTTTTGAAGCAGGAGGTGAGCGAACGTGA
- a CDS encoding sigma-70 family RNA polymerase sigma factor translates to MCIDFEEIVRENKQLIHFHIHKLHIKDRNGDFFAEGLEALWKASQSYNPAMGKFSTYISWKIRNALIDAIRKEATTSKYDQLYIQEQITSPLHTEDLIEDHYMWEQVKGILTSNQWKWVYYFIIHDLSVDQIAKVEGVTRDAVKNWGRHAKKKLRNALEEVGEF, encoded by the coding sequence ATGTGCATAGACTTCGAGGAGATTGTTAGAGAAAATAAGCAGCTGATTCATTTCCATATCCACAAACTGCACATCAAAGATCGCAACGGAGATTTTTTTGCTGAAGGATTAGAAGCCCTTTGGAAAGCATCCCAAAGCTACAACCCCGCCATGGGAAAATTCTCAACCTACATAAGCTGGAAAATCCGCAACGCCCTCATCGACGCCATCCGCAAAGAAGCGACCACCTCAAAGTATGACCAACTCTATATCCAGGAGCAAATCACCTCCCCGCTCCATACCGAAGACCTCATTGAAGACCACTACATGTGGGAACAAGTAAAAGGAATACTGACATCAAATCAATGGAAATGGGTCTACTATTTTATCATCCACGACTTGTCGGTTGACCAGATTGCAAAGGTAGAGGGCGTGACGAGGGATGCCGTGAAGAATTGGGGCCGTCATGCGAAGAAAAAGCTGCGTAATGCTTTGGAGGAAGTCGGAGAATTTTAA
- a CDS encoding 2-hydroxycarboxylate transporter family protein codes for MQDGKKGFSIFEIPVLWFAIFTAITLISLYTGNLPGGMIGSLLVMIVFGELFGWIGDHTPIVKTFLGGGAIIAIFGAAFMVYAGWLPDSSVTTMTTFMKDGGFLNFYIAALITGSILGMNKKILMKVGLRYFLPIMGAVIGAVVIAGLLGSLVGFSLRDAVLVITMPIMGGGMGAGAVPMSQIYSELMGNSPSYYISMLVPALALGNVFAIVLASMLNLLGKKVPSLTGNGQLIHGFHYKEEKPTYDIQKMGIGLLAAVSFFAVGTLLGDYIPIHPYALMIIIVAVAKIADVIPRNVIEGASQWYKFVANNWTLALLFGIGIAYTDLNTVIEALTLQYILTVFGVVFGAIIGAGLIGKLVGFYPIEAAITAGLCMANMGGTGDVAVLSASKRMELMPFAQISSRLGGALILLLAGLIIPLFN; via the coding sequence ATGCAGGACGGAAAGAAAGGCTTTAGTATTTTTGAAATTCCAGTCTTATGGTTCGCCATTTTTACGGCGATTACCCTGATTAGTCTTTATACCGGCAATCTTCCAGGCGGGATGATCGGAAGCCTGCTCGTGATGATTGTATTTGGGGAACTATTTGGCTGGATAGGAGACCATACCCCGATCGTCAAAACATTTCTCGGCGGTGGAGCGATCATCGCCATCTTCGGAGCAGCATTCATGGTGTACGCAGGCTGGCTGCCAGATTCTTCGGTGACCACTATGACGACATTCATGAAAGACGGAGGCTTCTTGAACTTTTACATCGCTGCACTAATTACAGGGAGTATCCTTGGCATGAACAAAAAAATTCTAATGAAAGTAGGCCTGCGTTACTTTTTGCCGATTATGGGTGCGGTTATCGGAGCTGTGGTTATTGCTGGTCTACTAGGATCTCTGGTCGGATTCTCTTTACGTGATGCAGTTCTTGTCATCACGATGCCAATCATGGGAGGAGGCATGGGAGCAGGTGCTGTGCCAATGAGCCAAATCTATTCAGAGTTGATGGGAAATAGTCCAAGCTATTATATATCTATGCTCGTTCCTGCTCTGGCATTAGGCAATGTATTCGCTATTGTGCTCGCAAGCATGCTCAATTTGCTCGGGAAAAAAGTACCCTCACTGACGGGGAATGGTCAACTGATTCACGGTTTTCATTACAAAGAGGAAAAGCCGACCTATGATATTCAGAAAATGGGGATTGGCTTACTGGCTGCTGTTTCATTCTTTGCGGTCGGTACGCTACTTGGAGATTATATTCCCATTCACCCTTACGCCTTGATGATTATTATTGTCGCTGTCGCGAAAATAGCAGATGTGATCCCCCGAAATGTGATTGAAGGGGCGAGCCAATGGTATAAATTCGTGGCCAACAACTGGACGCTCGCTTTGCTGTTCGGAATCGGAATCGCTTATACCGATTTGAACACGGTGATTGAAGCCTTGACCCTGCAGTATATTCTGACGGTATTTGGGGTTGTATTCGGAGCGATCATCGGAGCTGGGCTGATCGGAAAACTTGTTGGTTTCTATCCAATCGAAGCCGCGATCACTGCCGGGCTGTGTATGGCCAATATGGGCGGTACTGGTGATGTCGCTGTTCTTTCTGCCTCGAAGAGAATGGAACTGATGCCTTTTGCTCAGATATCTTCCAGGTTAGGCGGAGCATTAATTTTGTTGCTAGCTGGTTTGATTATACCGCTGTTTAATTAA
- a CDS encoding CBO0543 family protein, whose translation MEIIMLRMFLFIGVGLFILALRRPPQKDWLLIFFVTAYFGSFIGALVVEKNLISYPVTFLKPPFQSSVLFEFLLLPVLSMYYYQTSYHSNVFGFIWQAASYSSVMTIIEFFLERYTDLIEYHQWKWYFTLITVFTFLICVRSLMWVINKKSGMLKDPKLQ comes from the coding sequence ATGGAAATCATAATGCTGCGTATGTTTCTCTTTATTGGAGTGGGACTCTTTATATTGGCTTTACGAAGACCGCCACAGAAGGATTGGCTGCTTATCTTTTTTGTTACAGCCTACTTCGGAAGCTTTATAGGAGCTCTTGTAGTTGAAAAAAACCTCATTTCTTATCCGGTAACATTTCTTAAACCACCCTTTCAGTCCAGCGTTCTCTTTGAGTTTCTGTTATTACCCGTGTTAAGTATGTATTATTACCAAACATCCTACCATTCCAATGTTTTCGGATTTATATGGCAAGCAGCATCCTATAGTAGTGTTATGACGATCATTGAATTCTTCTTGGAGAGATACACGGATCTCATCGAATACCATCAATGGAAGTGGTATTTTACTTTAATTACTGTGTTTACTTTCTTGATTTGTGTGCGTTCGCTTATGTGGGTGATCAATAAGAAGTCAGGTATGTTGAAAGATCCGAAATTACAGTAA
- a CDS encoding DnaD domain-containing protein: protein MNYLKEINAFYKKLEQTPLSGSAISLWHAFMNVNNLADWKEEFTVASWVVRAKAGLSEGTFKRARNELKEYGYLIHRARGSRLSAAYQMVSLQATMDRNVYDKTAPLVKQKKKQKEIVVVEGGPHSFYEQNMGMLTPFIAESITKWCEELSDELVMESMKIAVKQNKLLFQYCEGILKQWEKRGVKTVQTANLVEWESKKVPSRKSKKAANQSIFDELRAEGDKWITEKR from the coding sequence GTGAATTACCTTAAGGAGATCAATGCGTTTTATAAAAAACTGGAACAAACTCCGCTGTCAGGTTCAGCTATATCGTTATGGCATGCTTTTATGAATGTTAACAATCTTGCCGATTGGAAGGAAGAATTTACAGTTGCATCATGGGTCGTTCGTGCCAAGGCAGGGTTAAGTGAGGGGACCTTTAAGCGGGCCCGAAATGAATTGAAGGAGTATGGTTATCTGATCCACAGAGCACGGGGATCGCGCTTGAGTGCGGCTTACCAAATGGTCTCTTTGCAAGCCACAATGGACCGTAATGTGTACGATAAAACGGCCCCATTAGTTAAACAGAAAAAGAAACAGAAAGAAATAGTAGTGGTGGAAGGGGGACCGCATTCTTTTTATGAACAAAATATGGGCATGCTGACGCCGTTCATTGCGGAATCCATTACGAAATGGTGTGAGGAGCTGTCGGATGAACTGGTGATGGAGTCTATGAAAATTGCAGTCAAGCAGAATAAGCTGTTATTTCAGTATTGTGAGGGGATTTTGAAACAATGGGAGAAGCGCGGAGTAAAGACCGTACAGACAGCTAACCTAGTGGAATGGGAATCGAAAAAGGTCCCATCCCGTAAATCGAAAAAAGCGGCGAATCAAAGTATTTTTGACGAACTGAGGGCGGAGGGCGACAAATGGATCACAGAGAAGCGTTAG
- a CDS encoding response regulator — MINVLIVEDDPMVAQLNKNYIEQIDGFTLSGIAANTDEAIEHMAKMELDLMLLDVYLPGLNGIDFLTRIREQNQDIDVILITAASDIHQIQQSLRLGAVDYLIKPFEFERFKKSLTQYKNSHYKITDIDKVNQHEIDRLLRKPSTRAEGAKRQGLPKGLTKNTLDTINNVILTKERDPFSTDEIAEAAQISRVSVRKYLKFLSDIEYLEETLIYGVGRPIYQYKLNESMRDRIDHYL, encoded by the coding sequence GTGATCAACGTTTTAATCGTGGAGGATGACCCGATGGTAGCTCAATTGAATAAAAATTACATAGAGCAAATAGACGGGTTCACACTCAGTGGCATCGCTGCCAATACAGACGAGGCGATTGAGCATATGGCTAAAATGGAATTAGACCTCATGTTGCTGGATGTCTATTTGCCAGGTCTGAATGGAATTGATTTTCTAACCCGGATCCGTGAACAAAATCAGGATATTGACGTTATATTGATCACCGCTGCGTCGGATATCCACCAGATTCAACAGTCATTAAGACTTGGTGCTGTGGATTATTTAATCAAACCGTTTGAATTTGAACGCTTTAAGAAATCGCTCACTCAGTATAAAAACAGTCATTATAAGATAACCGACATAGATAAGGTCAACCAGCACGAAATTGATCGGTTGCTTCGGAAGCCAAGCACCAGGGCAGAGGGAGCAAAGAGACAGGGATTGCCGAAGGGCCTTACGAAAAACACATTAGATACGATCAACAATGTTATTCTCACTAAGGAACGGGATCCTTTTTCTACGGATGAGATTGCAGAAGCTGCCCAGATTTCCAGGGTTTCTGTAAGAAAGTACTTGAAATTTCTTAGTGACATTGAGTATTTGGAAGAGACTTTGATCTATGGTGTCGGGAGACCGATTTATCAATATAAACTGAATGAATCCATGCGTGATCGAATCGATCATTATTTGTAA